In Vibrio sp. FE10, the following are encoded in one genomic region:
- a CDS encoding 3'-5' exonuclease, whose amino-acid sequence MKALLNYFHPLERIKRKRKQYLGTVKLPEALHDLVEQPCPEMTDLAKDSDYIVLDLETTGLDSEQDLILSMGWVDVVKGRIDLASAKHIYLNNDSQINAETAVINHITPQMLEEGASIHDAMLTFFEAAKGKIIVAHACVVEEKFISQYLLRCYGLRQLPLLWLDTLCIEKSMEKAISNHEEVDLTLAGTRHRYGLPEYNSHNALADAVSTAELLLAQQKRVVPNDEVTLSFLYRISH is encoded by the coding sequence ATGAAAGCCTTGTTGAACTACTTTCACCCGCTTGAGCGAATTAAACGTAAGCGTAAGCAATATCTGGGTACGGTTAAGCTGCCAGAAGCGTTACATGATCTGGTAGAACAGCCTTGTCCTGAAATGACGGACTTGGCCAAAGACAGCGACTACATCGTGTTGGATCTTGAGACTACAGGCTTAGACAGCGAACAAGATCTGATTTTGTCCATGGGGTGGGTCGATGTGGTCAAGGGGCGAATCGATTTGGCTTCTGCCAAGCATATCTATCTCAATAACGATTCGCAGATCAATGCTGAAACGGCGGTGATTAACCACATCACACCTCAAATGCTGGAAGAGGGGGCTTCAATTCATGATGCGATGCTCACTTTCTTCGAAGCAGCGAAAGGCAAGATCATCGTCGCGCACGCTTGTGTGGTCGAAGAGAAGTTCATTAGCCAGTATCTACTAAGATGCTATGGCTTAAGGCAGCTACCTTTACTTTGGCTAGATACACTCTGTATTGAAAAGAGCATGGAGAAAGCGATCAGCAACCATGAAGAGGTGGATTTAACTCTAGCGGGCACGCGACACAGGTATGGGCTTCCCGAGTACAACAGCCACAATGCGTTAGCGGATGCAGTCTCAACAGCTGAACTGCTATTAGCTCAGCAGAAGCGAGTAGTGCCTAACGATGAAGTGACGCTTTCCTTTTTATATCGGATCAGTCACTAG
- a CDS encoding oligogalacturonate-specific porin KdgM family protein, translating into MIKNNKITLAIVATLFAGSVSAASLDARQEYKHGSEDWASRIKMSGSVDNHFFGAEMKQKGKPFSEWEAADNEFEYGYKFKISDHWLIQPSMPVTFGSDSVTYKPQVRVQYSFDSGVKAKLRYRHEFRDYTSDSSNENKNRSKVTGNIDYNWNAWQFGFEANYAEDFIDNEWTGGGGADNEWDYNVKVGYKEADWSWRPYVEFGNVQDSRDRQLRSRVGITYSF; encoded by the coding sequence ATGATAAAAAACAATAAGATTACTTTAGCGATCGTAGCAACTCTTTTTGCTGGCAGTGTTTCTGCCGCTTCACTTGACGCACGCCAAGAGTACAAACATGGTTCTGAAGACTGGGCAAGCCGTATCAAAATGAGCGGTTCTGTAGACAACCACTTCTTTGGCGCTGAAATGAAGCAAAAAGGTAAGCCTTTCTCTGAATGGGAAGCGGCGGATAACGAGTTTGAATACGGCTACAAATTCAAAATCAGCGATCACTGGTTAATCCAACCAAGTATGCCAGTAACATTTGGTTCTGATAGCGTAACCTACAAACCACAAGTACGTGTTCAATACTCTTTCGATTCAGGTGTGAAAGCGAAGCTTCGCTACCGTCACGAGTTCCGTGACTACACATCTGACTCTTCAAACGAGAATAAGAACCGCAGTAAAGTAACAGGTAACATCGATTACAACTGGAATGCTTGGCAGTTCGGCTTCGAAGCTAACTACGCAGAAGACTTCATTGATAATGAGTGGACTGGCGGCGGCGGTGCTGACAACGAGTGGGATTACAACGTTAAAGTTGGTTACAAAGAGGCTGACTGGAGCTGGCGTCCATACGTTGAGTTCGGTAACGTTCAAGACAGCCGTGACCGTCAACTACGTAGCCGTGTAGGTATTACTTACAGCTTCTAA
- a CDS encoding alginate lyase family protein produces MKAPRLLHLAACIGAITFGSQAMAAEFVFLDEATLEANRTLLQSDKASDSMKDAYTKLIEEAELAMNDGPFSVADKGMVPPSGSKNDYMSISPYWWPDESKEDGLPWVRHDGKTNPASKTDETDSKRIGHFTRSVRALAIAYYFSQDEKYAQQGIEYVRTWFFNEDTKMNPNVNYGQGVPGVAEGRRGGIIDTRTLTDRMLDSIAILSQSPTWTESDETQITQWYSEYLDWLIIDDLSGGPKGEAYAENNHGTWYDYQVAGVSYFIGNDALAKQMVQKGKMRIDTQFEKDGSQPHEIERTRAYHYHYFSLDPLVGMAQIGDKVGIDLWNYTNKKGGSLDTGIQLMADYNDLSKEWPYTQKDERRRVERMTPLYLKAGVAMENPEWVKVATETDFSQFTVKKNLAEVWAQRDVELLYPQL; encoded by the coding sequence ATGAAAGCCCCCCGACTCCTACATCTGGCTGCCTGTATTGGTGCTATCACTTTCGGTTCACAAGCTATGGCCGCTGAATTCGTTTTCCTCGATGAAGCAACATTAGAAGCGAACCGCACTCTTCTTCAGTCAGATAAAGCTTCTGATTCAATGAAAGATGCTTACACCAAGCTGATTGAAGAAGCAGAACTAGCTATGAACGATGGTCCTTTCAGCGTTGCTGATAAAGGCATGGTTCCACCAAGCGGCAGCAAAAACGATTACATGAGTATCAGCCCTTACTGGTGGCCTGATGAATCAAAAGAAGATGGGCTTCCGTGGGTACGCCATGACGGAAAAACCAACCCAGCATCAAAAACTGACGAAACTGACTCAAAACGTATTGGCCACTTCACCCGTTCTGTTCGCGCATTAGCGATCGCCTACTACTTTAGCCAAGACGAAAAATACGCTCAGCAAGGTATCGAATATGTAAGAACTTGGTTCTTTAATGAAGATACGAAGATGAACCCGAACGTGAACTACGGACAAGGTGTACCTGGCGTTGCTGAAGGTCGCCGCGGTGGAATCATCGATACCAGAACACTGACTGATCGCATGCTAGATTCAATCGCCATTCTGTCTCAATCCCCAACGTGGACTGAGTCTGATGAAACGCAAATCACTCAGTGGTACAGCGAATATCTAGATTGGTTGATCATCGATGATCTGTCTGGTGGCCCTAAAGGCGAAGCTTACGCAGAAAACAACCACGGCACTTGGTACGACTATCAAGTAGCAGGCGTTTCTTACTTTATTGGTAACGACGCACTGGCAAAGCAGATGGTTCAAAAAGGCAAAATGCGTATCGACACACAATTCGAGAAAGACGGCTCTCAGCCTCACGAAATCGAACGTACACGTGCTTACCACTACCATTACTTCAGCCTAGATCCATTGGTCGGTATGGCTCAGATTGGTGACAAAGTCGGTATCGACCTTTGGAACTACACAAACAAAAAAGGTGGCTCTTTAGACACAGGTATTCAGCTAATGGCTGACTACAACGACCTATCCAAAGAGTGGCCATACACACAAAAAGATGAACGTCGTCGCGTTGAACGCATGACTCCGCTTTACCTGAAAGCCGGTGTTGCTATGGAAAACCCTGAGTGGGTGAAAGTGGCAACAGAGACTGACTTCAGCCAGTTCACGGTTAAGAAAAACCTAGCGGAAGTTTGGGCTCAACGAGACGTAGAACTGCTTTACCCACAACTTTAA